The Streptomyces sp. NBC_01463 DNA window CCCCGAGGTTCCTGGCCGCAGCCTTCCGCCGATGTACTGCGCGCCGTCCGCGAAGCGGTCCTGCACCTGGAAGCTGTTGCCCATCACGCTCTCCTCCGCCGCTGTCCCCGCAGACCGGGGGCGGCGTAGCTTCTGCTCGATTTGAGTGCCGATCCTGACAGAGGGGACCCATCCCAACAAGTGATTCCGTTGTTGCCTTTTGGTTACGCGACGGAATCTGTCGACCATGTGTCGCGTCGGTGCGGAATTCCCCGTACGTAGTGTCAGTGGCGGATGCCAGACTCGCGTGTCATGGAAGACATCGGGGACATCCGGGATGTACGAGGGCTCGTGTCGCGGGGCGATCGGGGCGACCGAGTGAAGTACCTGCTCTTCTGGGGGCACCGGCCGCGTCCGGACGGCCGGATCGGTGCGAGCTGTCTCAGCCAGTGGTGGCCCGCGCCCTTCACGGCCGACGGGGTCACCTATGCGTCGGCCGAGCACTGGATGATGGCCGGCAAGGCGCGGCTGTTCGGTGACGCCGAGGCCGCGGAGCGTGCGGTGGCGGCCAGGACCCCGGCCGAGGCGAAGAAGGTGGGCCGGCTGGTCCGCGATTTCGACGGCACCGTCTGGGAGCGCGAGCGGTTCGGCCTGGTCGTGGCGGGCAGCGTCCACAAGTTCGGCCAGAACCCGGGGCTGGGTCGCTTCCTGCTGGGCACGGGCGACCGGGTGCTGGTCGAGGCGAGCCCGATGGACCGGATCTGGGGCATCGGGCTGGCGGCGGACGATCCGCGCGCGGAGGACCCGGCGGCCTGGCGGGGCCTGAATCTGCTCGGCTTCGCACTGATGGAGGCGCGGGCCGCGCTGCGGGACGGCACGGTCGGCGCACACGGTGCGGACGGCACGGAGGGCATATGAAACGGCCCGTGGGGCGGCGGGAGGTTCCCGTCGCCCCACGGGCCGGATGTGCATGACGCCGGGCAGGCGGCCGTGGCCGGCCGTCGTCGCCGGGGCCGGGTGCTACGGGTGCGCGTGCGCCCCCTCGACGACCAGGGACAACGAGGCCGGCTCGTAGACCGAGGTGTCGTCGTCGAACTCGTCGGTGGTGATGGCCCAGATGATGAATCCCAGGAACGCCGCGCTGATGGCGATGCCGATCGAGCCGAGGATGACCCCGGCCAGCGCCACCCCGGAGTTGTTGGCCTCGCCCCGCTTGACCCGGCCGCGGCCTATCAGACCGAAGATCAGCGCGAGGACGCCGAGGATGACGCCGAGTCCGTACATGCAGAAGAGGGCCACCGAGATGATGCCGAGCACCAGGGAGGCGATACCCATCCCGTTCGCGGGTCCGGGCCCGCCCCAGGCGCTCTGGCCGTAGCCGGGATAGCCCGCGTAGTCGCCGTACTGCGGCGGCTGTCCCGGCGCCGGGTAGCCGTACTGCGCAGGCGGGGCCTGGGCCGGGTAGCCGTACTGCCCCATGGGCGGCGGGGTCGCCTGCCCCGGACCGTTCGGTCCGACGGGCGGTGGCGGCACCGACCCGGAGCCGTGCCAGTCACCGGCGCCGTGCTGCCCCTGGTCGGGGGCTCCGAAACCGGCCGTGGGAACCGGGCCCGTTCCGACGCCCGGCATCGACGTGACCGTCTGCTGGTCGTGCACGGGCGGCGGCCCGGGATTCCCCTGGTCCGCGTCCGGCTGCGGGCGAGGGTCCCCGGTGTTCTTGTCCAGCGGCACCCTGGTGTCCGGCGGAGCCCACGGATCGCGCGGCGCGGCCCCGTCCGCGGGCCGTTCTGTGTTGTCTGACATGGGCCTCCCCCATCGTGATGCCCGTCATGCTACGGGCCGCTCCCGTCCTACGATGACTCCCGTCCCCTGCCCGGTTCCCCGACATACCCGGGCCCCGCACCACCCCTGCCCCCGGAGGATCCGATGACCGATCTGCACCCCTTCATCGCGGGGCTGCCCAAGGCCGAGCTCCATGTCCACCATGTCGGCTCGGCCTCGCCCCGCATCGTCGCGGAACTGGCCGCGCACCACCCCGACTCCAAGGTCCCCA harbors:
- a CDS encoding NADAR family protein, which codes for MEDIGDIRDVRGLVSRGDRGDRVKYLLFWGHRPRPDGRIGASCLSQWWPAPFTADGVTYASAEHWMMAGKARLFGDAEAAERAVAARTPAEAKKVGRLVRDFDGTVWERERFGLVVAGSVHKFGQNPGLGRFLLGTGDRVLVEASPMDRIWGIGLAADDPRAEDPAAWRGLNLLGFALMEARAALRDGTVGAHGADGTEGI
- a CDS encoding DUF4190 domain-containing protein; translation: MSDNTERPADGAAPRDPWAPPDTRVPLDKNTGDPRPQPDADQGNPGPPPVHDQQTVTSMPGVGTGPVPTAGFGAPDQGQHGAGDWHGSGSVPPPPVGPNGPGQATPPPMGQYGYPAQAPPAQYGYPAPGQPPQYGDYAGYPGYGQSAWGGPGPANGMGIASLVLGIISVALFCMYGLGVILGVLALIFGLIGRGRVKRGEANNSGVALAGVILGSIGIAISAAFLGFIIWAITTDEFDDDTSVYEPASLSLVVEGAHAHP